In Cytobacillus oceanisediminis, the following proteins share a genomic window:
- a CDS encoding methylmalonyl-CoA mutase family protein gives MSLNKMIQEKFPQQSIDDWEQSAEKALKGKSIESLSRNTYENIKLKPLYSKEDLTTGALSQYPGAEDFRRGSYAAGYLSEEWKVAQKINASSSEELADKLLAATNKGQTALAFEPEHLKNPEKISVAVGELYEKYPFSVDAGPNQHLLIAGLGALKEREKVSGYIAADPLAIAAADSLNDRSIDELYENLNETVSVAAENLPSLKTIMVNSVVYHNGGANAVQELAFSLAAGVNHLQYFLEKGKSTEEMLSKMVFKFAVGSNFFMEIAKLRAARVLWGKVAEAYGAEGDSKKMVISAETSFFTKSAYDSYVNMLRAGNEAFAAVLGGVQYLHVSPYNDPEGSQSPFSERIARNTQLILMEEAHLLKVSDPAGGSWYIEHLTNELISKSWELFLEIEEHGGMADALQTGWVQDQISQVLEKKKKDVHTRKQSIIGTNIYANPDEKPLQTEMETVHNSRSDLKSIPQVRLSESFEGLRSLSERLKGKGIRPELGLICLGALKDHKARADFISGFLAPGGVDAVKSGSVYNPEDAEAFIQKTNCRHYFICGSNEQYESMAVPLIKQLKEAFPSAAIYLAGLPEDRKKDEYKSAGISGYIHVKSDCYETLLNMLNEMEEASNGQ, from the coding sequence ATGTCATTAAATAAAATGATCCAGGAAAAATTCCCGCAGCAATCAATTGATGATTGGGAACAAAGTGCGGAAAAAGCTCTTAAAGGAAAATCCATTGAATCATTATCACGAAATACATATGAAAACATAAAATTGAAACCGCTTTATTCTAAAGAAGACCTGACAACAGGTGCATTATCACAGTATCCAGGTGCAGAAGATTTCAGAAGAGGTTCATATGCTGCCGGCTACCTGTCAGAAGAATGGAAAGTTGCACAGAAAATTAATGCATCATCTTCTGAAGAGCTGGCAGATAAACTCCTTGCCGCCACAAATAAAGGACAGACAGCGCTGGCTTTCGAGCCTGAACACTTAAAAAATCCAGAAAAGATAAGCGTGGCTGTTGGGGAACTCTATGAAAAATATCCTTTCAGTGTGGATGCAGGCCCCAATCAGCACTTATTAATAGCAGGGCTTGGTGCACTAAAAGAAAGAGAAAAAGTCTCTGGATATATTGCCGCCGACCCGCTTGCTATTGCTGCTGCAGATTCATTGAACGATCGCTCAATCGATGAGCTATATGAAAATTTGAATGAAACGGTGAGTGTGGCAGCTGAAAATCTGCCCAGCCTGAAAACAATCATGGTAAATTCTGTGGTCTATCATAATGGCGGCGCGAATGCTGTCCAGGAACTTGCTTTTTCACTTGCAGCAGGGGTAAATCACCTGCAATATTTTCTTGAAAAAGGCAAAAGCACCGAAGAAATGCTATCCAAAATGGTATTTAAGTTTGCTGTTGGCTCAAACTTTTTTATGGAAATCGCCAAGCTGCGTGCCGCAAGGGTTTTATGGGGCAAAGTGGCAGAAGCATACGGAGCTGAGGGTGACAGTAAAAAAATGGTCATTTCAGCAGAGACGTCCTTTTTTACAAAGTCAGCCTATGATTCCTATGTGAATATGCTGAGAGCAGGAAATGAAGCGTTCGCAGCAGTTTTGGGAGGAGTCCAATACCTTCATGTCAGTCCGTATAATGACCCGGAAGGATCTCAATCTCCTTTTTCAGAACGAATTGCCCGCAATACTCAGCTCATTTTAATGGAAGAGGCGCATTTACTGAAGGTCTCTGATCCAGCAGGGGGCTCCTGGTATATTGAGCATCTGACAAATGAACTGATTTCTAAATCCTGGGAACTCTTCCTTGAGATAGAAGAGCACGGAGGAATGGCGGATGCCCTTCAAACAGGATGGGTTCAGGATCAGATTTCCCAAGTTCTTGAAAAGAAGAAGAAAGATGTTCATACAAGAAAACAAAGTATCATCGGAACAAATATATATGCAAATCCTGATGAAAAGCCGCTTCAGACAGAAATGGAAACCGTCCACAACAGCAGGAGTGATCTCAAGTCTATCCCACAGGTTCGTCTTTCTGAGTCCTTCGAAGGTTTGCGGAGTTTATCAGAAAGATTAAAGGGAAAGGGCATTCGTCCTGAATTAGGTCTTATCTGTCTGGGAGCATTGAAAGACCATAAGGCGCGTGCTGATTTTATTTCAGGCTTCCTGGCTCCCGGTGGGGTTGATGCAGTTAAAAGCGGTTCTGTATATAATCCTGAAGATGCTGAAGCGTTTATTCAAAAAACAAATTGCAGGCATTATTTTATTTGCGGATCAAATGAACAATACGAAAGCATGGCTGTACCTTTAATTAAACAATTGAAAGAAGCTTTCCCGTCAGCTGCAATCTATTTAGCCGGCCTTCCCGAAGATAGGAAAAAGGATGAATATAAGAGCGCTGGCATCAGCGGATACATTCATGTAAAAAGCGATTGCTATGAAACTCTCTTAAATATGCTGAACGAGATGGAGGAGGCAAGCAATGGCCAATAA
- a CDS encoding dihydrolipoamide acetyltransferase family protein, with protein sequence MAIEQIKMPQLGESVTEGTISKWLVSVGDKVNKYDPLAEVMTDKVNAEVPSSFSGVIKELVAEEGETYEVGQVILTIETEGGGEAAQEAPSEPKAEDRAQAAPSGATPSAPAAPVKEDAPKGVRYSPAVLNLSQEHGIDLNQVTGTGGGGRITRKDLMKIIESGDIPTAAAAAAAPEKTEAPAPAPAPSQPAAPKQAAPAPNVPVMPGDVEIPVTGVRKAIAANMLRSKHEAPHAWTMMEVDVTNLVEYRNSIKGEFKQKEGFNLTFFAFFVKAVAQALKEFPQINSMWAGDKIIQKKDINISIAVATDDALFVPVIKAADEKTIKGIAREINDLALKVRTGKLTSAEMQGGTFTVNNTGSFGSVQSMGIINYPQAAILQVESIVKRPVVMNNGMIAVRDMVNLCMSLDHRVLDGLVCGRFLQRVKEILENTSKENTTIY encoded by the coding sequence ATGGCTATTGAGCAAATTAAAATGCCCCAGCTTGGGGAAAGTGTTACAGAAGGGACAATCAGCAAATGGCTGGTTTCCGTTGGAGATAAAGTAAATAAATATGATCCGCTTGCTGAAGTAATGACTGACAAAGTAAATGCTGAGGTCCCATCTTCTTTCTCCGGTGTAATCAAAGAATTGGTTGCAGAAGAAGGCGAAACTTATGAAGTTGGCCAGGTTATTCTGACAATCGAAACTGAAGGCGGCGGTGAAGCAGCTCAGGAGGCTCCATCAGAGCCTAAAGCAGAGGACAGAGCTCAAGCTGCACCTTCAGGAGCGACGCCTTCTGCACCGGCGGCACCTGTTAAAGAAGATGCTCCAAAAGGAGTCCGCTATTCACCTGCCGTTTTAAATCTTTCTCAAGAGCATGGCATTGACTTAAACCAGGTGACAGGTACAGGCGGGGGCGGACGCATCACCCGTAAAGATCTTATGAAAATCATTGAGTCCGGAGATATTCCTACAGCTGCAGCAGCTGCGGCTGCACCGGAAAAGACAGAAGCGCCAGCACCTGCTCCAGCCCCGTCCCAGCCTGCAGCACCTAAACAGGCAGCTCCTGCACCTAATGTTCCAGTTATGCCGGGTGATGTTGAAATCCCTGTCACTGGAGTGCGTAAAGCGATTGCTGCCAATATGCTTCGCAGCAAACATGAAGCGCCTCATGCATGGACAATGATGGAAGTGGATGTTACCAATCTTGTTGAATACCGCAACAGCATCAAAGGTGAGTTTAAGCAAAAAGAGGGCTTCAACCTTACATTCTTTGCTTTCTTCGTAAAAGCAGTTGCACAGGCCCTTAAGGAATTCCCGCAGATTAATTCCATGTGGGCAGGAGATAAGATTATCCAGAAGAAGGATATCAACATCTCCATTGCAGTTGCAACAGATGACGCGTTATTCGTTCCAGTCATCAAAGCAGCTGATGAAAAAACGATTAAGGGCATTGCCCGTGAAATCAATGATCTTGCATTAAAAGTACGTACAGGCAAATTGACTTCCGCTGAAATGCAGGGTGGAACTTTCACTGTAAATAATACCGGTTCATTCGGTTCTGTCCAGTCAATGGGGATTATCAATTATCCTCAGGCTGCAATTCTTCAGGTTGAATCCATTGTGAAGCGTCCTGTTGTAATGAACAATGGCATGATTGCTGTCCGTGATATGGTTAACCTTTGTATGTCACTAGATCACCGTGTGCTTGACGGCCTGGTATGCGGACGCTTCCTGCAGCGCGTGAAAGAAATTCTTGAGAACACATCTAAAGAAAATACAACTATTTATTAA
- a CDS encoding alpha-ketoacid dehydrogenase subunit beta, with protein sequence MAVISYIDAVTMAIREEMERDPKVFVLGEDVGKKGGVFKATQGLYDKFGEDRVIDTPLAESAIAGVGIGAAMYGMRPIAEMQFADFIMPAVNQIISEAARVRYRSNNDWSCPIVVRAPYGGGVHGALYHSQSVEAVFANQPGLKIVMPSTPYDVKGLLKAAIRDEDPVLFFEHKRAYRLIKGEVPDDDYVLPIGKADVKREGEDITVITYGLCVHFALQAAERLAKDGISAHILDLRTVYPLDKEAIIEAASKTGKVLLLTEDNKEGSIMSEVSAIIAENCLFELDAPIKRLAGPDVPAMPYAPTMEKYFMVNPDKVEKEMRELAEF encoded by the coding sequence ATGGCTGTAATTTCTTATATCGATGCGGTAACTATGGCAATCCGCGAGGAAATGGAAAGAGATCCAAAGGTATTTGTTTTAGGTGAAGACGTAGGTAAAAAAGGTGGCGTATTTAAAGCGACACAAGGACTATATGATAAATTTGGAGAAGACCGCGTAATTGATACTCCGCTTGCTGAATCAGCGATTGCAGGGGTTGGAATCGGTGCAGCGATGTATGGAATGCGTCCGATTGCTGAAATGCAATTTGCCGACTTTATAATGCCGGCGGTTAACCAGATTATTTCAGAAGCGGCACGCGTCCGATACCGATCCAACAATGACTGGAGCTGTCCGATTGTTGTTCGTGCACCATATGGCGGCGGTGTTCATGGAGCACTATATCATTCCCAATCTGTCGAAGCAGTATTTGCGAATCAGCCGGGACTTAAGATTGTTATGCCCTCAACGCCTTATGATGTAAAGGGTTTATTGAAAGCGGCAATCCGTGACGAGGATCCTGTACTGTTCTTTGAACATAAGCGTGCATATCGCCTGATTAAGGGCGAGGTTCCTGATGATGATTATGTGCTGCCAATCGGAAAAGCGGATGTAAAACGCGAGGGTGAAGATATCACGGTGATTACTTATGGTCTATGCGTTCATTTCGCTCTTCAGGCTGCTGAAAGACTTGCCAAAGATGGCATCTCAGCGCACATCCTTGATTTAAGAACGGTTTATCCGCTAGATAAAGAAGCAATTATCGAAGCTGCTTCAAAAACAGGAAAAGTGCTTCTTCTCACTGAAGATAATAAAGAAGGCAGCATCATGAGCGAAGTTTCTGCCATTATTGCAGAGAACTGCCTGTTTGAACTGGATGCACCAATCAAACGACTTGCCGGTCCTGATGTGCCAGCAATGCCTTACGCCCCAACTATGGAAAAATACTTTATGGTTAACCCTGATAAAGTAGAAAAAGAAATGCGTGAATTGGCTGAATTTTAA
- a CDS encoding thiamine pyrophosphate-dependent dehydrogenase E1 component subunit alpha → MAENRHKDLGLSDEKVLEMYETMLLARRIDERMWLLNRAGKIPFVISCQGQEAAQVGAAFALDREKDYVLPYYRDMGVVLTFGMTAKELMLSGFAKAEDPNSGGRQMPGHFGQKKNRIVTGSSPVTTQVPHAVGVALGGKLEGKDLVTFVTFGEGSSNQGDFHEGANFAGVHKLPVIFMCENNKYAISVPIEKQLACENVSDRAIGYGMPGITVDGNDPLEVYKAVKEAADRGRRGEGPTLVETISYRLTPHSSDDDDRSYRAPDEVAEAKTKDPIITFGAYLKENSVMDDAIEKEINDRVMKLVNEATDYAENAPYAEAESALKHVYAEQ, encoded by the coding sequence ATGGCTGAAAACCGTCATAAAGATTTAGGTTTAAGTGATGAGAAAGTTCTTGAAATGTATGAGACGATGCTATTAGCTCGACGTATTGATGAGCGTATGTGGCTTTTGAACCGCGCGGGAAAAATCCCTTTCGTTATTTCATGTCAGGGACAGGAAGCTGCTCAGGTAGGTGCTGCATTTGCACTTGATCGCGAGAAGGATTACGTCCTGCCATACTATCGCGACATGGGAGTAGTCCTTACATTCGGCATGACTGCAAAGGAATTAATGCTTTCAGGGTTTGCCAAAGCTGAAGATCCAAACTCAGGAGGCCGCCAAATGCCAGGACATTTTGGTCAAAAGAAAAACCGTATCGTAACAGGCTCTTCACCTGTTACTACACAGGTGCCTCATGCTGTTGGGGTTGCTCTTGGCGGAAAGCTGGAAGGAAAAGATCTGGTAACCTTTGTAACGTTTGGTGAAGGTTCATCAAACCAGGGGGACTTCCATGAAGGTGCGAACTTTGCCGGTGTTCATAAGCTGCCTGTTATCTTTATGTGTGAGAATAATAAATATGCAATCTCTGTACCGATTGAAAAGCAGCTTGCTTGCGAAAACGTATCTGACAGAGCTATCGGCTACGGCATGCCGGGTATAACAGTTGACGGAAATGATCCGCTTGAAGTTTATAAAGCTGTGAAAGAAGCGGCAGACAGAGGCCGCCGCGGAGAAGGGCCGACATTGGTCGAAACCATTTCATACCGTTTAACTCCTCACTCATCTGATGATGATGACCGAAGCTACCGTGCTCCTGATGAAGTGGCTGAAGCGAAAACAAAAGATCCTATAATTACTTTTGGCGCATACCTGAAAGAAAATAGCGTAATGGATGATGCGATCGAAAAGGAAATTAATGACCGGGTTATGAAATTGGTAAACGAAGCAACTGATTATGCTGAAAACGCTCCATATGCAGAAGCGGAATCTGCTTTAAAGCATGTCTATGCTGAACAGTAA
- the lpdA gene encoding dihydrolipoyl dehydrogenase produces MAQEYDLVILGGGTGGYVAAIRASQLGLKTAMVEKGKLGGTCLHKGCIPSKALLRSAEVFATAKHSEDFGVMTSDVSINFSKVQERKNKIVDQLHKGVQHLMKQGKIDVFEGTGRILGPSIFSPMPGTISVEMNNGDENEMLIPKNVIVATGSRPRTLPGLDIDGQLVMTSDEALALEEVPNSIIIVGGGVIGIEWASMLSDFGADVTVIEYADRIIPTEDKEISKEMQRLMKKKGVKIVTGAKVLPETLQKGEGVTISAEVKGSQQEFSAEKLLVSVGRQANTEGIGIENTDIQIEKGFILANEYFQTKESHIYAIGDVIGGLQLAHVASHEGIVAVEHIAGQNPSPIDYSLVSKCIYSSPEAASVGLTEDEAKEKGHNVKTGKFSFRAIGKALVFGESDGFVKIVADKDTDDILGVHMIGPHVTDMISEAGLARVLDATPWEVAHTIHPHPTLSEAIGEAALAVDGKAIHG; encoded by the coding sequence TTGGCACAGGAATATGATTTGGTGATTTTAGGTGGAGGCACAGGCGGTTATGTAGCAGCCATCCGTGCTTCACAGCTTGGTTTAAAAACGGCAATGGTTGAAAAAGGAAAACTTGGAGGGACTTGCCTTCACAAAGGCTGCATACCAAGCAAGGCTTTATTAAGAAGTGCTGAAGTGTTTGCTACCGCTAAGCACAGTGAAGATTTTGGCGTAATGACAAGTGATGTATCCATCAATTTCAGTAAGGTACAGGAAAGAAAAAATAAAATCGTTGATCAGCTTCATAAAGGTGTTCAGCACTTGATGAAGCAAGGCAAGATTGATGTTTTTGAAGGCACAGGCCGCATTCTTGGACCTTCTATTTTCTCTCCGATGCCAGGGACAATTTCTGTTGAAATGAACAATGGGGACGAAAATGAAATGCTTATCCCTAAAAATGTTATTGTAGCAACTGGATCACGTCCTCGTACCCTGCCAGGATTGGACATTGATGGACAACTTGTAATGACTTCGGATGAGGCTTTAGCTTTGGAAGAAGTGCCAAACTCCATTATTATTGTTGGAGGCGGAGTCATCGGCATCGAATGGGCATCAATGTTATCAGACTTTGGTGCTGATGTAACAGTAATCGAATATGCTGACCGCATTATTCCTACGGAAGATAAAGAAATTTCAAAAGAAATGCAGCGCCTTATGAAGAAAAAGGGAGTCAAAATTGTAACAGGAGCAAAAGTGCTTCCTGAAACCCTTCAGAAAGGCGAAGGAGTTACGATTTCAGCTGAAGTGAAAGGATCTCAGCAGGAATTCTCCGCCGAGAAATTGCTTGTTTCTGTGGGGCGTCAGGCAAATACAGAGGGCATTGGCATTGAAAATACTGACATTCAGATTGAAAAGGGATTTATTCTAGCAAATGAATACTTCCAGACAAAGGAATCCCATATCTATGCAATTGGTGACGTCATTGGCGGCCTACAGCTGGCGCATGTTGCTTCTCATGAAGGCATTGTAGCCGTGGAGCACATTGCCGGCCAGAATCCTTCTCCAATTGACTACAGCCTGGTTTCTAAATGCATTTACAGTTCACCTGAAGCGGCAAGCGTAGGATTAACAGAAGATGAAGCTAAAGAAAAAGGCCATAATGTCAAAACTGGCAAGTTCTCATTCCGGGCAATCGGAAAGGCACTGGTATTTGGTGAATCCGACGGCTTTGTCAAAATTGTGGCAGATAAAGATACCGATGATATCCTGGGTGTCCATATGATAGGCCCGCACGTAACAGACATGATTTCAGAAGCAGGCCTGGCGCGTGTTCTTGATGCAACTCCATGGGAAGTAGCACATACCATCCATCCTCATCCGACGTTATCTGAAGCAATCGGTGAAGCTGCCCTTGCAGTTGATGGAAAAGCTATCCACGGATAA
- the buk gene encoding butyrate kinase: protein MLEQEHRILVINPGSTSTKIGVFDNEISVLEKTLRHDADVINSYESIIDQYEFRKQTILETLDHEGINISKLSAVCGRGGLLRPIEGGTYSVNDAMLEDLRAGFAGQHASNLGGILAYEIASGLNIPSFIVDPVVVDELDPIARISGFSMIERKSIFHALNQKAVARRVAKELGLKYEELNLIVTHMGGGITVGAHKKGRVVDVNNGLHGDGPFSPERAGTVPAGDLVGLCYSGSFYREEVMKKLVGQGGLVGYLGTNDAVKVEKMIENGDEKAKLVYSAMAYQVAKEIGSASAVLGGKVDAIILTGGLAYGKDFVKEISERINWIADVMVQPGENELQALAEGALRVLRGEETEKEYPGKTAGKAALK from the coding sequence GTGCTAGAACAAGAACATCGAATTCTCGTCATCAATCCGGGATCCACTTCAACTAAGATTGGAGTTTTCGATAATGAGATCTCTGTCCTGGAGAAGACATTGCGCCATGATGCAGATGTCATTAACTCTTATGAAAGTATTATCGATCAATATGAATTCCGCAAGCAGACCATTCTGGAAACACTGGATCATGAAGGAATCAATATCTCCAAATTAAGTGCAGTGTGCGGCCGTGGCGGTTTGCTGCGACCGATTGAAGGAGGCACATATTCAGTTAATGATGCAATGCTTGAGGATCTTCGTGCCGGTTTTGCTGGTCAGCATGCTTCTAACCTTGGCGGAATCCTGGCATATGAGATTGCTTCGGGTTTAAATATTCCTTCGTTCATTGTCGATCCGGTTGTGGTTGATGAATTGGATCCAATTGCCCGTATTTCAGGCTTTTCAATGATAGAGAGGAAAAGTATTTTCCATGCCTTAAATCAGAAAGCTGTTGCCAGGAGAGTAGCTAAAGAACTTGGGCTAAAGTACGAGGAGCTTAACCTGATCGTTACGCATATGGGCGGAGGTATTACTGTAGGCGCTCATAAAAAAGGCAGAGTAGTTGATGTTAATAACGGACTTCACGGAGACGGGCCATTCAGTCCGGAACGGGCAGGTACAGTACCTGCCGGTGATTTGGTGGGACTTTGCTACTCCGGCAGCTTTTATCGTGAAGAAGTGATGAAGAAGCTTGTTGGACAAGGCGGTCTCGTTGGTTACCTGGGAACAAATGATGCAGTAAAGGTTGAAAAGATGATTGAAAACGGAGATGAGAAAGCAAAGCTTGTCTACTCCGCAATGGCTTATCAGGTGGCTAAGGAAATCGGTTCTGCCAGTGCAGTGCTTGGCGGAAAGGTTGATGCCATTATCCTTACAGGCGGTCTTGCCTATGGCAAGGACTTTGTAAAAGAAATCAGTGAGCGGATTAACTGGATTGCAGATGTTATGGTGCAGCCTGGTGAAAATGAACTGCAGGCACTCGCAGAAGGCGCTCTTCGTGTCCTTCGCGGTGAAGAGACTGAAAAAGAATATCCTGGAAAAACAGCTGGCAAAGCAGCGTTGAAATAG
- the bcd gene encoding branched-chain amino acid dehydrogenase, whose product MEIFKYLETYDYEQVVFCQDKQSGLKAIIAIHDTTLGPALGGTRMWTYESEEAAIEDALRLARGMTYKNAAAGLNLGGGKTVIIGDPRKDKNEEMFRAFGRYIQGLNGRYITAEDVGTTVADMDLIHEETDYVTGISPAFGSSGNPSPVTAYGVYRGMKAAAKAAFGTDSLEGKTIAVQGVGNVAFNLCRHLHEEGAQLIVTDINKEAVQRAVEEFGAKAVEPNEIYGVECDIYAPCALGATVNDDTIPQLKAKVIAGAANNQLKETRHGDLIHEMGIVYAPDYVINAGGVINVADELYGYNRERAMKKVETVYNNIEKVIEIAKRDGIPTYKAADRMVEERIERMRNSRGQFLQNGHHILSRR is encoded by the coding sequence ATGGAAATCTTCAAATACCTAGAAACTTACGATTACGAACAAGTGGTGTTTTGCCAGGACAAACAATCAGGCTTAAAAGCTATTATTGCTATTCATGATACCACTTTAGGCCCAGCACTAGGCGGTACACGCATGTGGACTTATGAATCTGAAGAAGCAGCTATTGAGGATGCATTGCGCCTTGCACGCGGCATGACTTATAAGAATGCAGCAGCTGGTTTAAATCTTGGAGGCGGTAAAACAGTTATTATCGGCGATCCGCGCAAAGATAAAAACGAAGAAATGTTCCGTGCATTCGGACGCTATATCCAAGGTTTAAATGGACGTTACATTACTGCTGAGGACGTGGGTACTACTGTAGCTGATATGGACCTGATCCATGAGGAAACAGACTATGTAACAGGAATTTCACCTGCTTTCGGTTCTTCTGGCAACCCTTCACCAGTTACAGCTTATGGCGTATACAGAGGAATGAAGGCAGCAGCAAAGGCGGCATTCGGAACTGACTCTCTTGAAGGCAAAACAATTGCTGTTCAGGGTGTTGGAAACGTTGCGTTCAATCTTTGCCGCCATCTGCATGAAGAAGGTGCACAGCTGATTGTTACGGATATTAATAAAGAAGCAGTTCAGCGTGCAGTTGAAGAGTTCGGTGCTAAAGCAGTTGAACCGAATGAAATTTATGGAGTTGAATGTGATATTTATGCTCCTTGTGCTTTAGGTGCCACAGTTAATGATGATACAATTCCACAGCTGAAAGCAAAAGTAATCGCTGGAGCTGCCAACAATCAGCTTAAAGAAACACGCCACGGTGACTTAATCCATGAGATGGGCATCGTTTACGCTCCAGACTATGTAATTAATGCAGGCGGAGTTATTAATGTTGCAGATGAGCTGTACGGATACAACCGCGAACGTGCAATGAAAAAAGTTGAAACTGTATACAATAATATTGAAAAAGTTATTGAAATTGCTAAAAGGGATGGAATTCCGACATATAAAGCGGCTGACCGCATGGTTGAGGAAAGAATTGAAAGAATGCGTAATTCACGCGGACAATTCCTCCAAAATGGCCATCATATTCTAAGCCGCAGATAA
- the yqiS gene encoding phosphate butyryltransferase, translating to MKLDSLLTKATQYGEKTVAVAAAEDEEVLEAVAEAIKLNLASFLLFGDQEKIREIINRNHSAAAESPKLEIIHAESPAQAAELAVRAVKEQKANVLMKGNIPTAGILKAVLNKEFGLRTGNVLSHVAVFEVPGFERFTIVTDAAMNIAPDLNQKAQILKNAVEIARSIGIEKPLVAPIAAVEVVNPAMQATLDASALTLMNQRGQIKDCLVDGPLALDNAISFEAAEHKGIKSEVAGQADILLVPTIEVGNTLYKSLVYFAKAKVGAVIAGAKAPIVLTSRADSAESKVYSLALAICSAK from the coding sequence ATGAAATTGGATTCGCTTCTAACGAAAGCAACCCAATATGGTGAGAAAACTGTAGCCGTAGCCGCAGCGGAAGACGAAGAAGTTCTCGAAGCAGTTGCTGAAGCAATTAAGCTGAACTTAGCAAGCTTTTTATTATTCGGAGATCAGGAAAAAATCCGCGAAATTATAAATCGGAATCATAGCGCAGCAGCTGAAAGCCCTAAGCTTGAAATCATTCATGCAGAATCGCCTGCTCAAGCTGCAGAATTGGCAGTCAGGGCTGTAAAAGAGCAGAAAGCCAATGTGCTGATGAAGGGAAATATCCCGACTGCAGGTATTTTAAAAGCTGTCTTAAATAAAGAATTCGGCTTAAGAACAGGTAATGTTTTATCACATGTGGCTGTATTTGAGGTTCCAGGTTTTGAACGATTTACGATTGTCACTGATGCAGCTATGAATATTGCACCGGACCTCAATCAAAAAGCACAAATCCTGAAAAATGCAGTTGAAATTGCAAGGAGCATAGGAATAGAAAAGCCTCTTGTAGCCCCGATTGCTGCAGTAGAGGTTGTTAATCCTGCTATGCAGGCAACTCTGGATGCATCAGCATTAACTCTTATGAACCAAAGGGGCCAGATAAAAGATTGTCTTGTCGACGGTCCTCTGGCTTTGGATAATGCAATTTCATTTGAAGCGGCTGAACATAAGGGGATCAAAAGCGAAGTTGCCGGACAGGCAGATATTTTATTAGTGCCGACTATAGAAGTTGGGAATACTTTATATAAATCACTTGTCTATTTTGCTAAAGCAAAAGTAGGAGCCGTTATTGCAGGTGCCAAAGCTCCGATCGTTCTTACTTCAAGAGCAGATTCGGCTGAAAGCAAGGTTTATTCACTGGCTTTAGCGATATGCTCAGCAAAGTAA